One window from the genome of Solea solea chromosome 13, fSolSol10.1, whole genome shotgun sequence encodes:
- the trhra gene encoding thyrotropin-releasing hormone receptor isoform X2 — protein sequence MENLTMENNMTVVNDTSVQDNQTLGVWIDYTVEYKVVSVLLVSLICGVGIVGNVMVILVVLTTKHMRTPTNCYLVSLAVADLMVLTAAGLPNITDALHGQWVYGYAGCLGITYLQYLGINASSCSITAFTVERYIAICHPIKAQFLCTLSRAKKIILLVWALTSVYCVMWLFLSDTKELVYDNAVLLSCAYKVSRSHYLPIYFTDFAVFYVLPLMLATVLYGLIARILFLNPLPSDPKQGTKKWKKETSQGVRMMNSSSSSSSTTAASRRQVTKMLAVVVILFALLWMPYRTLVVVNSFIDKAYLDTWFLLFCRLCIYLNSAINPVIYNAMSQKFRAAFKKLCHCGPQRMEKPASYSVALTYSVIKETSNGESPDHFTTEMDALNSPSDQYLPASILPSAKRMLYEEPPLPGSDVKA from the exons ATGGAAAACCTCACCATGGAGAACAACATGACTGTGGTGAATGACACGTCGGTGCAGGACAATCAGACTCTGGGCGTCTGGATCGACTATACTGTTGAATAtaaagtggtcagtgtgttgctTGTGTCCCTCATATGTGGCGTGGGGATCGTGGGGAATGTGATGGTCATCCTGGTGGTCCTGACCACCAAACACATGCGGACTCCCACTAACTGTTACTTAGTAAGTCTGGCCGTGGCTGACCTGATGGTGCTGACGGCTGCAGGGCTGCCCAACATCACCGACGCACTCCACGGTCAGTGGGTGTACGGTTACGCGGGCTGCCTGGGCATCACCTATCTGCAGTACCTGGGCATAAACGCATCCTCCTGCTCCATTACTGCCTTCACCGTGGAGCGCTACATCGCCATCTGTCACCCCATCAAGGCGCAGTTCCTGTGCACTTTATCCAGAGCGAAGAAGATCATCCTGCTGGTGTGGGCGCTCACCTCCGTCTACTGCGTCATGTGGCTCTTTCTGTCGGACACCAAAGAGTTGGTGTATGACAACGCGGTGCTGCTCAGCTGCGCCTACAAAGTGTCCAGGAGTCACTATCTGCCCATTTACTTCACGGACTTTGCGGTGTTCTACGTGCTGCCCCTCATGTTGGCCACCGTCCTGTACGGACTCATCGCCAGGATACTTTTCCTGAACCCGCTGCCATCCGATCCCAAGCAGGGCACCAAGAAGTGGAAGAAGGAGACGAGTCAGGGGGTGAGGAtgatgaacagcagcagctcctccagcagcaCCACGGCTGCCTCCCGCAGACAG GTGACCAAGATGCTGGCTGTGGTGGTGATCCTCTTCGCCTTGCTGTGGATGCCCTACCGGACCTTAGTGGTGGTCAACTCCTTCATCGATAAGGCCTACCTGGacacctggttcctgctgttctGCCGCCTCTGCATCTACTTAAACAGTGCCATAAACCCAGTCATCTACAATGCCATGTCCCAGAAATTCCGTGCTGCGTTCAAGAAGTTGTGTCACTGTGGCCCCCAGCGCATGGAGAAACCGGCGTCTTACAGTGTGGCGCTCACCTACAGTGTCATCAAGGAGACATCCAATGGCGAGAGTCCCGACCACTTCACCACAGAAATGGATGCGCTAAATTCACCGTCAGATCAGTACTTACCCGCCAGCATCCTGCCCTCCGCTAAGAGGATGCTGTATGAGGAGCCTCCCCTGCCTGGAAGTGACGTTAAAGCCTGA
- the trhra gene encoding thyrotropin-releasing hormone receptor isoform X1 gives MENLTMENNMTVVNDTSVQDNQTLGVWIDYTVEYKVVSVLLVSLICGVGIVGNVMVILVVLTTKHMRTPTNCYLVSLAVADLMVLTAAGLPNITDALHGQWVYGYAGCLGITYLQYLGINASSCSITAFTVERYIAICHPIKAQFLCTLSRAKKIILLVWALTSVYCVMWLFLSDTKELVYDNAVLLSCAYKVSRSHYLPIYFTDFAVFYVLPLMLATVLYGLIARILFLNPLPSDPKQGTKKWKKETSQGVRMMNSSSSSSSTTAASRRQMILGHWVTKMLAVVVILFALLWMPYRTLVVVNSFIDKAYLDTWFLLFCRLCIYLNSAINPVIYNAMSQKFRAAFKKLCHCGPQRMEKPASYSVALTYSVIKETSNGESPDHFTTEMDALNSPSDQYLPASILPSAKRMLYEEPPLPGSDVKA, from the exons ATGGAAAACCTCACCATGGAGAACAACATGACTGTGGTGAATGACACGTCGGTGCAGGACAATCAGACTCTGGGCGTCTGGATCGACTATACTGTTGAATAtaaagtggtcagtgtgttgctTGTGTCCCTCATATGTGGCGTGGGGATCGTGGGGAATGTGATGGTCATCCTGGTGGTCCTGACCACCAAACACATGCGGACTCCCACTAACTGTTACTTAGTAAGTCTGGCCGTGGCTGACCTGATGGTGCTGACGGCTGCAGGGCTGCCCAACATCACCGACGCACTCCACGGTCAGTGGGTGTACGGTTACGCGGGCTGCCTGGGCATCACCTATCTGCAGTACCTGGGCATAAACGCATCCTCCTGCTCCATTACTGCCTTCACCGTGGAGCGCTACATCGCCATCTGTCACCCCATCAAGGCGCAGTTCCTGTGCACTTTATCCAGAGCGAAGAAGATCATCCTGCTGGTGTGGGCGCTCACCTCCGTCTACTGCGTCATGTGGCTCTTTCTGTCGGACACCAAAGAGTTGGTGTATGACAACGCGGTGCTGCTCAGCTGCGCCTACAAAGTGTCCAGGAGTCACTATCTGCCCATTTACTTCACGGACTTTGCGGTGTTCTACGTGCTGCCCCTCATGTTGGCCACCGTCCTGTACGGACTCATCGCCAGGATACTTTTCCTGAACCCGCTGCCATCCGATCCCAAGCAGGGCACCAAGAAGTGGAAGAAGGAGACGAGTCAGGGGGTGAGGAtgatgaacagcagcagctcctccagcagcaCCACGGCTGCCTCCCGCAGACAG ATGATCTTAGGTCATTGG GTGACCAAGATGCTGGCTGTGGTGGTGATCCTCTTCGCCTTGCTGTGGATGCCCTACCGGACCTTAGTGGTGGTCAACTCCTTCATCGATAAGGCCTACCTGGacacctggttcctgctgttctGCCGCCTCTGCATCTACTTAAACAGTGCCATAAACCCAGTCATCTACAATGCCATGTCCCAGAAATTCCGTGCTGCGTTCAAGAAGTTGTGTCACTGTGGCCCCCAGCGCATGGAGAAACCGGCGTCTTACAGTGTGGCGCTCACCTACAGTGTCATCAAGGAGACATCCAATGGCGAGAGTCCCGACCACTTCACCACAGAAATGGATGCGCTAAATTCACCGTCAGATCAGTACTTACCCGCCAGCATCCTGCCCTCCGCTAAGAGGATGCTGTATGAGGAGCCTCCCCTGCCTGGAAGTGACGTTAAAGCCTGA